Proteins from one Hyperolius riggenbachi isolate aHypRig1 chromosome 4, aHypRig1.pri, whole genome shotgun sequence genomic window:
- the TTLL2 gene encoding probable tubulin polyglutamylase TTLL2: protein MASDNDEDNISDTLIFRLHENAPRVVREVLLERGWEEYDEQQQSEAEWNLHWRTSAFRTSDHNNIKPWQRLNHHPGTAQMIKKDCLARHLKRMKGIYGPSYYEFSPMAFTLPNEYKMFLAEFTKKKQDKKSNYWICKPTDMSRGRGIFVFQDIRDLAYDSTVIVQNYITNPMLISGYKFDLRIYVCVTCFCPLTIYVYREGLVRFATEKFSLSSLDNIFAHLTNTSINKYSTSYKADKERVGSGCKWTLGQFRSYLRSVEVDDLLLWQKINNIVTMTLLAIAPSVPQYPNCFELFGFDILIDDTLKPWLLEVNYSPALSLDCANDITVKKKLIHDIIDLLNYKSSDVQKYSSKRVNTSPPVLQSPRQQMFCESNADCQNSKKPKKINSGRASHLKENCVKNISPRSVCPKSVLDDNGETKPASNENAGECPFEEKSSEESGDDLLNKKMLSEKPIMCPRKTLTSRLRERMNMSPRLEASKVTSALSTSKANMRAYNTPRIAHWKHIEYPLFPLYYISDVHEMPPAQVGDFFLIFPFNRTSLLASKDGRNHVKNIMQELSKLMHRNSTAIKVGS from the coding sequence ATGGCAAGTGACAATGATGAAGACAACATATCAGACACTCTAATATTCCGTCTCCACGAGAATGCCCCCAGAGTTGTACGTGAAGTGTTGCTGGAACGTGGCTGGGAGGAGTATGATGAACAGCAACAAAGTGAAGCAGAGTGGAACTTGCATTGGAGAACGTCAGCTTTCCGGACTTCTGACCATAACAACATAAAACCATGGCAACGGCTCAACCACCATCCAGGGACAGCACAAATGATTAAAAAAGACTGTTTGGCAAGACATTTGAAAAGGATGAAAGGAATCTATGGGCCTTCATACTATGAGTTTAGCCCAATGGCTTTTACATTACCAAACGAGTATAAAATGTTCTTAGCTGAGTTTACAAAGAAAAAGCAAGATAAAAAGTCAAACTATTGGATTTGTAAACCAACTGATATGTCTAGAGGGAGAGGGATATTTGTTTTTCAGGATATCAGAGATTTGGCATATGACAGCACTGTCATTGTGCAGAACTATATCACGAACCCTATGCTAATCTCTGGCTACAAATTTGACTTAAGAATTTATGTTTGTGTGACCTGCTTCTGTCCACTGACAATATATGTTTACCGGGAAGGTTTGGTCAGATTTGCCACAGAAAAGTTCAGCCTCAGTTCGCTTGATAACATATTTGCTCACCTAACGAACACCAGCATTAACAAGTACAGCACATCATACAAGGCAGATAAGGAAAGGGTGGGGAGTGGATGCAAATGGACACTTGGCCAGTTTCGGTCATATCTCCGCAGTGTTGAAGTGGATGATCTTTtactgtggcaaaaaataaacaatattGTGACAATGACTCTTCTTGCCATTGCTCCGTCTGTGCCCCAGTACCCCAACTGCTTTGAACTGTTTGGTTTTGATATCCTCATTGATGATACTCTAAAGCCATGGCTTCTAGAAGTAAACTACAGTCCAGCACTGTCCTTAGACTGTGCTAATGATATTACAGTGAAGAAGAAACTAATTCATGACATTATTGATCTTCTTAACTACAAGTCGTCGGATGTACAAAAATACAGCAGCAAAAGGGTGAACACTTCACCACCAGTCTTACAGTCCCCTAGGCAACAAATGTTCTGTGAAAGCAATGCAGACTGTCAAAATTCTAAAAAACCTAAAAAGATCAACTCAGGAAGAGCTAGTCACTTGAAAGAAAACTGTGTTAAGAACATCAGTCCTAGGAGTGTATGTCCGAAATCTGTACTGGATGATAACGGGGAAACAAAACCAGCCTCTAATGAGAATGCCGGTGAATGCCCTTTTGAGGAAAAGTCTTCTGAAGAATCTGGCGATGATCTGTTgaacaaaaaaatgttaagtGAAAAACCAATAATGTGTCCTCGAAAGACCTTGACTTCTAGGTTACGAGAAAGAATGAACATGTCCCCAAGACTAGAGGCTTCAAAAGTTACTTCAGCGCTAAGCACTTCTAAAGCAAATATGAGAGCATACAACACACCAAGAATAGCACACTGGAAACATATTGAGTATCCTCTTTTTCCTCTATACTATATATCTGATGTACATGAAATGCCCCCTGCCCAAGTTGGAGATttctttctcatttttccctttaacagAACTTCTCTTCTTGCTTCAAAAGATGGAAGAAATCATGTCAAAAATATTATGCAAGAGCTAAGTAAATTGATGCACAGAAATTCAACTGCCATAAAAGTTGGTTCATAA